The following proteins come from a genomic window of Oceanibaculum indicum P24:
- a CDS encoding TAXI family TRAP transporter solute-binding subunit, which translates to MTYLRSKSVWGAVLAAGVVFAAGAPALAQGKVDLPSTIAWTAYDVGSAGYNQSVAIGKALKDAYGTDLRVLPGKNDVSRQVPLRAGKVHFSATGVGASFMAQEGVFEFGSKEWGPQENRVLLASNSEGNLSVGVAADVGIKTIADLKGKRVAWVVGAPALNENVRAILAFGGLTWDDVVKVEFGGFGPSWDGIVNGQADAAFASTTSGKAYQLEASPRGLFWPPLPHGDKEGWKRLQANAPFFAPNMGTVGAGLSAEKPHEGAAYPYPILIAYPTQDKALAYSMTRAMIEQFPKYKGAAPGINGWALDRQILKWAVPYHEGAIAYLKEAGVWKDEHQQHNDKLIERQQVLKKAWAEVTAKNISDDEAFKKAWMETRAKALQAGGFDVVYN; encoded by the coding sequence ATGACATATTTGCGCTCGAAATCCGTCTGGGGTGCCGTTCTGGCAGCCGGCGTCGTGTTCGCCGCCGGTGCCCCGGCGCTTGCCCAGGGCAAGGTCGATCTGCCCTCGACCATCGCCTGGACGGCCTATGACGTCGGCTCGGCCGGCTATAACCAGTCCGTCGCCATCGGCAAGGCGCTGAAGGATGCCTATGGCACCGACCTGCGCGTGCTGCCGGGCAAGAATGACGTGTCCCGCCAGGTGCCGCTGCGCGCCGGCAAGGTGCATTTCTCCGCCACCGGCGTCGGCGCCAGCTTCATGGCGCAGGAAGGCGTGTTCGAGTTCGGCAGCAAGGAGTGGGGCCCGCAGGAGAACCGCGTGCTGCTTGCTTCCAACAGCGAGGGCAATCTGTCGGTCGGCGTCGCCGCCGATGTCGGCATCAAGACCATCGCGGACCTGAAGGGCAAGCGCGTCGCCTGGGTCGTCGGCGCCCCGGCGCTGAACGAGAATGTCCGCGCCATCCTGGCCTTTGGTGGCCTCACCTGGGATGATGTGGTGAAAGTTGAGTTCGGCGGTTTCGGCCCGTCCTGGGACGGCATCGTGAACGGCCAGGCGGACGCTGCCTTTGCCTCCACCACCTCGGGCAAGGCCTATCAGCTGGAAGCCTCGCCGCGCGGCCTGTTCTGGCCGCCGCTGCCGCATGGCGACAAGGAAGGCTGGAAGCGCCTACAGGCGAACGCGCCGTTCTTCGCGCCGAACATGGGCACGGTCGGTGCCGGCCTGTCGGCGGAAAAGCCGCATGAGGGTGCCGCCTATCCCTATCCGATCCTGATTGCCTATCCGACTCAGGACAAGGCGCTCGCCTATTCGATGACCAGGGCGATGATCGAGCAGTTCCCGAAGTACAAGGGCGCTGCGCCGGGCATCAATGGCTGGGCGCTGGACCGGCAGATCCTGAAGTGGGCCGTTCCCTATCATGAGGGGGCCATCGCTTACCTCAAGGAAGCCGGCGTCTGGAAAGACGAGCATCAGCAGCACAATGACAAGCTGATCGAGCGTCAGCAGGTGCTGAAGAAGGCCTGGGCCGAGGTCACCGCCAAGAACATCAGCGATGACGAGGCCTTCAAGAAGGCCTGGATGGAGACCCGTGCCAAGGCCCTGCAGGCCGGCGGCTTCGACGTGGTCTATAACTGA
- a CDS encoding TRAP transporter permease yields the protein MTSAENDGAAGAQSLSDVLQYRTIHGPLRTVFVILTLAAVLLSVNQLFNLQLFGLVVLDNRYLYSLAGIFLCLTYIVFPLRGKGDAQGAVPWYDILLGALSLAVAGYFVWTGEEALSAGWEYAAPQTAMILSFVFWVLILEATRRTGGTIIFAIVLLFSLYPAFADKVPGPISGYPLPLEDTIAFHIISSESSFGIPMRAFGELVVGFIVFGAALQQTGGGRFFNDLALALVGQFRGGAAKVAIFASGFMGSMSGSVISNVLTTGVVSIPAMRRTGFSRSYAAGTEACASTGGVLMPPVMGTTAFVMASFLGIPYIDIALAAALPSMLYYFGLFVQLDSYAARRGLKGLERAEVPSLRETFREGWQYLFVFAVLIFVMVVFRQETLAPFYATGLLLIINQIFPRTRLSLDGFLKLIQAIGRSLAELVSVLLGVGLIVGAFSATGLAGTLVNDLLFIAGDATIVLLIMGAITSFIFGMGMTVTACYIFLAIVLAPALTQAGMNPLAVHLFIMYWGMVSFITPPVALGAFAAATIAGTGPIKAGLAAMRLGSVIYFVPFFFVLNPALIGQGTTGEVLLVLATAFPGVWMIASATQGYLAFFGSFGDGWASLVNRALLFVGGILLIFPGFEEFHLSQIELTGIALALVAASLLLETGRRKLASA from the coding sequence ATGACCTCGGCAGAGAATGATGGCGCGGCCGGCGCCCAGTCGCTTTCGGACGTTCTGCAGTACCGCACCATCCACGGTCCGCTCCGCACGGTTTTCGTCATCCTGACGCTGGCGGCCGTGCTGCTGTCAGTGAACCAGCTGTTCAATTTGCAGCTGTTCGGCCTCGTTGTGCTGGACAACCGCTATCTCTATTCGCTGGCCGGTATCTTCCTCTGCCTGACCTATATCGTCTTTCCGCTGCGCGGGAAGGGGGACGCCCAAGGGGCAGTGCCCTGGTACGATATCCTGCTCGGCGCGCTGTCGCTGGCTGTTGCCGGCTATTTCGTCTGGACCGGCGAGGAGGCGCTGTCGGCCGGCTGGGAATATGCCGCCCCGCAGACGGCGATGATCCTGTCCTTCGTGTTCTGGGTCCTGATCCTGGAGGCGACGCGGCGCACCGGCGGCACCATCATCTTCGCCATCGTGCTGCTGTTCTCGCTCTATCCGGCCTTTGCCGACAAGGTGCCGGGGCCGATCTCGGGCTATCCGCTGCCACTTGAAGACACGATCGCCTTCCACATCATCTCCAGCGAAAGCTCCTTCGGCATCCCGATGCGGGCCTTCGGCGAACTGGTCGTCGGCTTCATCGTCTTCGGCGCTGCCCTGCAGCAGACCGGCGGCGGCCGGTTCTTCAACGATCTGGCGCTGGCGCTGGTCGGCCAGTTCCGCGGCGGTGCGGCGAAGGTCGCGATTTTCGCCAGCGGCTTCATGGGCTCGATGAGCGGCAGCGTGATCTCCAACGTGCTGACCACCGGCGTGGTCTCCATCCCGGCGATGCGGCGCACCGGCTTCTCCCGCTCCTACGCCGCCGGTACGGAGGCCTGCGCCTCGACGGGCGGCGTGCTGATGCCGCCGGTGATGGGCACGACCGCCTTCGTCATGGCCTCCTTCCTCGGCATTCCCTACATCGACATCGCGCTGGCCGCCGCACTGCCGTCGATGCTGTATTATTTCGGCCTGTTCGTGCAGCTCGACTCCTATGCCGCACGGCGCGGCCTCAAGGGGCTGGAGCGTGCCGAGGTGCCGAGCCTGCGCGAGACCTTCCGCGAAGGCTGGCAGTATCTCTTCGTGTTCGCGGTGCTGATCTTCGTGATGGTGGTGTTCCGGCAGGAGACGTTGGCGCCGTTCTACGCCACCGGCCTGCTACTGATCATCAACCAGATTTTCCCGCGCACCCGGCTGTCGCTCGACGGGTTCTTGAAGCTGATCCAGGCAATCGGCCGCTCGCTGGCTGAGCTGGTGTCGGTGCTGCTGGGCGTCGGCCTGATCGTCGGCGCCTTCTCGGCCACCGGCCTTGCCGGCACGCTGGTGAACGACCTGCTGTTCATCGCCGGCGACGCCACCATCGTGCTGCTGATCATGGGTGCCATCACCAGCTTCATCTTCGGCATGGGGATGACGGTCACCGCCTGCTACATCTTCCTGGCCATCGTGCTGGCCCCGGCGCTGACCCAGGCCGGCATGAACCCGCTGGCGGTGCATCTGTTCATCATGTACTGGGGCATGGTGTCCTTCATCACGCCGCCGGTGGCGCTGGGCGCCTTCGCAGCGGCCACCATTGCCGGCACGGGGCCGATCAAGGCCGGTCTGGCAGCGATGCGGCTGGGCAGCGTGATCTATTTCGTGCCCTTCTTCTTCGTGCTGAACCCGGCGCTGATCGGCCAGGGCACGACGGGCGAAGTGCTGCTGGTGCTGGCCACCGCCTTCCCCGGCGTGTGGATGATCGCCTCGGCGACGCAGGGCTATCTCGCCTTCTTCGGCAGCTTCGGCGATGGCTGGGCCAGCCTGG
- a CDS encoding SDR family NAD(P)-dependent oxidoreductase: MLKADFAGKRALVTGGASGIGLATARALAACGAAVAVNHLADDPRGPEAVAAIREAGGTALAAPGDVSNPEQAAAMVETAAKALGGLDILINNAATPGSLEPIPFADLDAMTEEFWGKLLSTNLVGPFRCTRAAVPYLREARGCIVSTASIAGMGGNASSLAYGAAKAGLINLTRNLAKALGPDIRVNAVAPGLTRTPWTDTWPDERKDRSVANTMLLRMVEPEDVADAMVYLCANKAVTGQTVVVDCGRMF, from the coding sequence ATGCTGAAAGCCGACTTCGCCGGAAAACGCGCCCTGGTGACCGGCGGCGCGTCGGGCATCGGGCTGGCCACTGCCCGGGCGCTGGCTGCCTGCGGTGCTGCCGTTGCCGTGAACCATCTGGCGGACGATCCGCGCGGACCAGAGGCCGTGGCCGCGATCCGGGAGGCCGGCGGCACCGCGCTGGCGGCGCCGGGCGACGTGTCCAATCCGGAGCAGGCGGCAGCGATGGTGGAGACGGCGGCAAAGGCGCTGGGCGGGCTCGACATCCTCATCAACAACGCGGCGACGCCGGGCTCGCTGGAGCCGATCCCCTTCGCCGACCTCGACGCGATGACCGAGGAATTCTGGGGCAAGCTTCTGTCCACCAATCTGGTCGGCCCGTTCCGCTGCACCCGCGCCGCCGTGCCCTATCTGCGCGAAGCACGCGGCTGCATCGTCTCCACCGCCTCCATCGCCGGGATGGGCGGCAATGCCAGCTCACTGGCCTATGGTGCTGCCAAGGCCGGCCTCATCAACCTGACGCGCAACCTCGCCAAGGCGCTGGGACCGGACATCCGCGTGAACGCGGTCGCCCCCGGCCTTACCCGCACGCCTTGGACCGATACCTGGCCCGACGAGCGCAAGGACCGTTCGGTCGCCAACACCATGCTGCTGCGCATGGTGGAGCCGGAGGATGTGGCCGATGCCATGGTCTATCTCTGCGCCAACAAGGCGGTCACCGGCCAGACCGTGGTGGTCGATTGCGGCCGGATGTTCTGA